From Calothrix sp. PCC 6303, a single genomic window includes:
- a CDS encoding ABC transporter permease, with the protein MTITKRIQLLPIISPIIAIASALLVGAILILIAGANPITAYTALFQESLFDYYGFGNTLNKMTPLLFSSLGVLVALRAGQFNIGGEGQIYLGALGSALVGLYIKGLPALIHIPLGLLVGCLFGAVWGGIPGYLKAVRGVNEVITTLLLNYIAINLVSYLVQNPLKEVNAPSPYSPLIAKSAQLPILPGSLAHGGIFLGIIIAVILWIFLQRTPFGYQITAVGFNPIASAYAGISVQRTIILVMTLAGGLAGLAGSCEVMGLKYRLFEEVSPGYGFDAIAIGFLSRGNVLGVVLTSLFFAALRSGANVIQRSAGVPVTVVFAIQGLTMLFIAIALALESRYSNPLS; encoded by the coding sequence ATGACAATAACTAAACGCATTCAGCTACTCCCAATTATTTCCCCCATAATTGCGATCGCATCTGCTTTACTTGTAGGTGCAATTCTGATTTTAATCGCAGGTGCAAACCCGATTACAGCATATACAGCCCTGTTTCAGGAATCGCTTTTTGACTATTATGGTTTTGGTAATACCCTCAACAAAATGACTCCCCTATTATTTAGCAGTTTGGGAGTATTGGTAGCATTGCGAGCGGGACAATTTAATATTGGTGGGGAAGGGCAAATTTATCTGGGTGCTTTGGGAAGCGCTTTAGTTGGGTTATACATCAAAGGTTTACCAGCACTGATTCATATACCTTTAGGATTGTTGGTAGGATGTCTATTTGGTGCGGTTTGGGGTGGGATTCCTGGTTACTTAAAAGCGGTGCGGGGTGTCAATGAAGTAATTACAACCTTGTTGCTCAATTATATTGCGATAAATCTAGTTAGTTATTTGGTGCAGAACCCTTTGAAAGAAGTCAATGCACCTAGCCCCTATTCCCCATTGATTGCTAAATCAGCACAGTTACCGATTTTACCCGGAAGTTTAGCCCATGGAGGTATTTTCTTAGGAATAATCATAGCGGTAATTTTATGGATATTCTTGCAGCGAACTCCTTTCGGTTATCAAATTACTGCGGTGGGATTTAACCCAATTGCTTCTGCTTATGCTGGTATTTCCGTACAGCGAACTATTATCTTGGTAATGACTTTAGCGGGTGGATTAGCTGGATTGGCTGGTAGTTGTGAAGTTATGGGGTTGAAATATCGCTTATTTGAAGAAGTTTCACCCGGTTACGGCTTTGATGCGATCGCTATTGGGTTTCTCAGTCGTGGTAATGTTCTGGGTGTGGTGTTGACTTCTTTATTTTTTGCCGCTTTGCGGAGTGGTGCGAATGTCATCCAGCGTAGCGCAGGTGTTCCGGTAACTGTTGTGTTTGCGATTCAGGGGTTGACGATGTTGTTTATTGCTATTGCTTTGGCTTTGGAATCTAGATATTCCAACCCTCTTAGTTAG
- a CDS encoding type II toxin-antitoxin system VapC family toxin, which translates to MTYNSLILIDSGILTAYYSATDNYHLEVCRFLESCTSRLITTHSCVTEVMWLLSSNWRTQNEFLLDLAKELYECVPLLPQDFTRIAELNAQYADLPGDFADLSLIAISERLDISAIATLDSDFDIYRRYRQQPFERVFHPSF; encoded by the coding sequence ATGACTTATAATTCCCTTATCCTCATTGACAGTGGAATTTTAACAGCTTATTACAGTGCTACTGACAATTATCACCTGGAAGTTTGTCGCTTTTTAGAAAGTTGTACCAGTCGGTTAATTACTACTCATAGCTGTGTTACGGAAGTTATGTGGTTACTCAGTTCTAATTGGCGGACTCAAAATGAATTTTTGTTGGATTTGGCAAAGGAACTCTACGAATGTGTACCTCTATTACCACAAGATTTCACTCGGATTGCAGAACTAAATGCTCAATATGCAGACTTGCCAGGAGATTTTGCCGATTTAAGTCTAATTGCCATTTCCGAGCGGTTAGATATTAGTGCCATCGCTACTTTAGATAGCGACTTTGATATCTATCGACGTTATCGTCAACAGCCTTTTGAAAGAGTTTTTCATCCCTCTTTTTAA
- a CDS encoding SGNH/GDSL hydrolase family protein, whose protein sequence is MKLRKLNVILSALVLTILGSSIFLNFVLYNQAKKYYLEVNQVRLDPLGLTYHPINSSEATNTRSLRVVFFGDSRAFGWISPNVKEYEFINRGISSQTSVQSLERFSSHVSSLKPNLVVIQIGINDLKNVALFPDRRDTIIRNCKANIRRIVEDSKNLGATVIVTTIFPVGEVPLQRKPFWSDDVGKAVKEVNTYIATLADNKTIVFDTFPILADNQGMVLEKYRSDELHLNQQGYMAINSKFVELLNAIALK, encoded by the coding sequence ATGAAACTTCGTAAACTTAATGTTATTTTGAGCGCTCTAGTATTAACAATACTGGGAAGTTCAATTTTTCTAAATTTTGTTCTTTATAACCAAGCCAAAAAATATTACCTCGAAGTCAACCAAGTACGTTTAGACCCTTTAGGATTGACATATCACCCCATCAATTCTTCAGAAGCAACGAATACCCGTTCTTTGCGTGTAGTTTTCTTCGGTGATTCCAGAGCATTCGGTTGGATATCTCCCAATGTGAAGGAATATGAGTTTATTAATCGGGGGATTTCGTCTCAAACTTCAGTTCAATCTCTTGAAAGATTTTCATCTCATGTTAGTTCCTTAAAACCCAATCTAGTAGTTATTCAAATTGGTATCAACGATTTAAAAAATGTTGCTTTATTTCCCGATCGTCGAGATACTATTATTAGAAACTGTAAAGCAAATATTCGGCGAATTGTAGAAGATTCAAAAAATCTTGGTGCAACTGTAATCGTGACGACTATTTTCCCGGTAGGTGAAGTCCCACTACAGCGTAAACCCTTTTGGTCGGATGATGTAGGTAAGGCAGTGAAAGAAGTAAATACCTACATCGCTACATTAGCTGATAACAAAACCATAGTGTTCGATACCTTTCCTATTCTTGCAGATAACCAGGGCATGGTGTTAGAAAAATATCGCTCTGACGAGTTGCATTTAAATCAACAGGGATATATGGCTATAAATAGTAAATTTGTAGAATTATTAAATGCGATCGCCCTAAAATAG
- a CDS encoding BMP family protein, with translation MSINFSRRQFIWYSSTVFGTTLLLKACSNNQTSTPTDAGGEANFKIALVLPGAITDRAWNQSGYEGIQLAKQELGAETAFVEKVSQVDQTEILTDFARKKYNVVFSHGGQFDAAIEQVAPQFPNTFFIAVNGAIQGKNIAALRIDHLQASYLCGIIAASMTKSNKLAYIAGQAFAATQEELKGLELGAKSVNPNIKVTSTFTGDWNDAAKAKEATLALISAGNDVIFQWLDNASPAVLQTASEKGIYAFGNTKDQLELAPKAVLTSAVKRMELAIAYIAKLAKNKQLKGDIYKIGLEQSHILSLGKFGNMVSADIQKKVLNVKQEIVDKKITIN, from the coding sequence ATGTCAATTAATTTTAGTCGTCGTCAATTTATTTGGTATAGTTCCACAGTTTTTGGTACTACTTTACTACTAAAAGCTTGTAGCAATAACCAAACATCAACACCTACAGATGCGGGTGGTGAAGCAAATTTCAAAATTGCGTTAGTACTGCCGGGAGCAATTACCGATAGAGCGTGGAATCAGTCTGGTTATGAAGGGATACAGTTAGCGAAGCAAGAATTAGGTGCAGAAACTGCTTTTGTCGAAAAAGTTTCTCAAGTTGATCAGACAGAGATATTAACAGATTTTGCCCGTAAGAAATATAATGTTGTATTTTCCCATGGTGGACAATTTGATGCCGCAATTGAACAAGTAGCACCCCAGTTCCCCAATACTTTTTTTATTGCAGTTAACGGTGCAATTCAAGGAAAGAATATTGCAGCTTTACGTATAGATCATTTGCAAGCAAGCTATTTATGTGGAATTATTGCTGCTTCCATGACAAAATCAAATAAATTAGCTTATATTGCCGGACAAGCATTTGCCGCAACACAAGAAGAATTAAAAGGTTTGGAATTGGGGGCAAAGTCAGTTAATCCAAATATCAAAGTTACTTCTACTTTTACAGGAGATTGGAATGACGCGGCTAAAGCAAAAGAAGCAACACTAGCCTTAATTTCTGCTGGAAATGATGTGATTTTTCAATGGTTAGATAATGCGTCACCTGCGGTCTTACAAACAGCTAGTGAAAAAGGTATTTATGCTTTTGGTAATACCAAAGATCAATTAGAGTTAGCTCCAAAAGCAGTATTAACTAGTGCGGTGAAACGGATGGAATTAGCAATAGCTTATATTGCTAAATTGGCTAAAAATAAGCAACTAAAAGGTGATATTTATAAAATTGGTTTAGAACAATCACATATTCTGAGTTTAGGTAAATTTGGAAATATGGTTTCGGCAGACATTCAGAAAAAGGTGCTAAATGTCAAACAAGAAATAGTAGATAAGAAAATCACAATTAATTAA
- a CDS encoding Uma2 family endonuclease codes for MVQVSLKSLTLNEFLQLPETKPPSEYINGEIIQKPIPQGKHSTLRGESVTVINNVAESQSIALALPELRCTFSGRSIIPDVSVFTWNRIPLDDNGDIANVFTSYPDWTIEILSPDQNQTKVTNNILHCLNAGCQMGWLIDPDEKSLLVYPAGKQPIFCQEPQQLIPVPEFMGDFHLSIQELFSWLKPGNT; via the coding sequence ATGGTACAGGTTTCTTTAAAATCGTTAACCCTAAATGAATTCCTTCAACTTCCCGAAACCAAACCCCCTAGCGAATATATTAACGGCGAAATAATTCAAAAACCCATACCACAGGGAAAGCATAGTACACTTCGAGGAGAGTCTGTAACAGTCATCAATAATGTTGCCGAATCTCAGTCTATTGCTTTAGCGCTTCCAGAATTGCGCTGTACATTTAGCGGACGTTCCATCATCCCTGATGTTTCTGTGTTTACTTGGAATCGCATCCCCCTAGATGACAACGGAGATATTGCCAATGTCTTTACATCCTATCCTGATTGGACAATAGAAATTCTTTCACCCGATCAAAATCAAACCAAAGTCACCAACAATATCTTGCATTGTCTCAATGCAGGTTGTCAGATGGGTTGGTTAATTGATCCTGATGAGAAATCTCTTCTTGTTTATCCTGCTGGAAAACAACCAATATTCTGCCAAGAACCCCAACAATTAATTCCAGTTCCAGAGTTTATGGGGGATTTTCATCTTAGTATTCAAGAATTATTTAGCTGGTTAAAACCTGGCAATACTTAG
- a CDS encoding alpha/beta hydrolase family protein, whose protein sequence is MDLSTPEAAWQLPPAPIAQILNASPPPTVIVSPNQSWLVELEQPSLTPIGEMAELQVPLAGLLLNPQTNAPARHQPYRNLKIKSVISDTVIPVSLPSNPKIGFLKWSPDSEKLSFTLTQATGLELWVVELATGITKKLTEAILNASYGSPQRWLNNDTLICKLILPERGEAPKKPIVPTKPMVEENLGRKTPSRTYTNLLETPHDEELFTYYLTSTLEKITLDGQRTTLLESALIHEAKASPDGNFILLTTIHRPFSYQLPVSFFPKQIHILDSSGKTLYQVADLPLADNISIKFDAVRTGRRRVVWRSDRAATVCWLEALDEGDPTQKVPHHDVLFCLDAPFTSPPEQIWQSEYRFQHVIWGTEDIAIVWEKWYDTRKQRIWQINPSQPNIPPQLLSDRSFEDKYQDPGVPLSTPGIYGRDVLRFTADGKGIYLSGRGASPQGIYPFIDTLDLETQSKQRLWQCQDPHFESVVRLLDDQAQTIITRRQSQIEPPNYYLKTPNQPEKLLTNYQDPAPQLAGIHKELVQYQRADGVKLSATLYLPPGYDQNRDGALATMFWVYPEEFKDREFAGQVTTATNTFSRPMGSSILFLLTQGYAVLSGPSIPIVGEGDTEPNDTYVEQLIAGTQAAVDYVVNRGIADPQRLGIGGHSYGAFTTVNLLAHSSIFKMGIARSGAYNRTLTPFGFQGEQRNFWEAMDTYINMSPFTHLEKIQSPLLLIHGEKDSNPGTYPLQTERLYEALKGLGATVRYCVLPCEDHSYRSIEGVNHVLWEMVNWCDRYLKPKA, encoded by the coding sequence ATGGATTTATCAACTCCGGAAGCAGCTTGGCAATTGCCACCAGCACCAATCGCTCAAATTCTGAATGCATCACCACCCCCGACAGTCATCGTTTCTCCCAATCAATCATGGTTAGTGGAATTGGAACAACCTTCCCTAACTCCAATTGGAGAAATGGCAGAATTACAAGTACCTTTGGCTGGATTATTGCTAAATCCCCAAACAAATGCTCCTGCACGTCATCAGCCTTACCGCAATTTGAAAATTAAATCTGTTATTTCAGATACTGTTATTCCGGTAAGTTTACCAAGTAATCCCAAAATTGGTTTTTTGAAATGGTCTCCTGATAGCGAAAAATTATCCTTCACCTTGACTCAAGCTACAGGTTTAGAATTATGGGTTGTGGAACTTGCTACAGGTATCACTAAAAAACTCACTGAAGCAATTCTCAATGCTAGTTATGGAAGTCCCCAGCGTTGGTTAAATAATGATACGTTAATTTGTAAACTTATTCTTCCTGAACGTGGGGAAGCTCCCAAAAAACCCATTGTTCCAACTAAACCCATGGTGGAGGAAAATTTGGGTCGAAAAACACCCAGCCGCACCTATACTAATTTGTTGGAAACTCCCCACGACGAAGAATTATTTACCTATTATTTAACTTCTACTTTAGAAAAGATAACTCTTGATGGTCAGCGAACAACTTTACTAGAATCTGCTTTGATTCATGAAGCTAAAGCTTCACCTGATGGTAATTTTATTTTACTTACTACCATACATCGTCCGTTTTCCTATCAACTACCAGTTTCCTTTTTTCCAAAACAAATCCACATACTCGATAGTAGTGGAAAAACTCTGTATCAAGTGGCAGATTTACCCCTTGCAGATAATATATCTATTAAATTTGATGCTGTCAGAACCGGACGAAGGCGAGTAGTTTGGCGAAGCGATCGCGCTGCCACTGTATGCTGGTTAGAAGCGTTGGATGAAGGTGATCCGACTCAAAAAGTACCCCACCATGATGTTTTATTTTGTTTGGATGCACCTTTTACTTCACCCCCTGAACAAATTTGGCAAAGTGAATACCGTTTCCAACATGTCATTTGGGGAACAGAAGACATCGCAATTGTCTGGGAAAAATGGTACGACACCCGCAAACAAAGAATTTGGCAAATTAACCCATCCCAACCAAATATACCCCCGCAGCTTTTAAGCGATCGCAGTTTTGAAGATAAGTACCAAGATCCTGGTGTCCCCCTCTCAACTCCAGGAATTTATGGGCGTGATGTTTTGCGTTTTACAGCCGATGGCAAGGGTATTTACTTAAGTGGACGAGGTGCTTCACCACAAGGAATCTATCCGTTCATTGATACTCTTGATTTAGAAACCCAGTCAAAACAACGTTTATGGCAATGTCAAGACCCACACTTTGAATCAGTTGTAAGACTCTTAGACGACCAAGCCCAAACCATAATCACACGCCGTCAGTCACAAATAGAACCACCCAACTACTACCTAAAAACACCGAATCAGCCAGAAAAACTTCTCACCAACTACCAAGATCCTGCCCCCCAACTAGCCGGAATCCATAAAGAACTCGTCCAATATCAACGAGCAGATGGGGTGAAACTTTCCGCCACATTATACCTGCCCCCAGGTTACGATCAAAACCGCGATGGTGCTTTAGCAACGATGTTTTGGGTGTATCCAGAAGAATTCAAAGATCGGGAATTTGCGGGACAAGTAACAACCGCTACCAACACCTTTAGTCGTCCCATGGGTAGCTCAATATTATTTTTACTCACCCAAGGATATGCAGTGTTATCAGGTCCCAGCATCCCCATCGTCGGGGAAGGAGACACAGAACCAAATGATACCTACGTCGAGCAATTAATTGCTGGAACCCAAGCAGCAGTAGATTATGTCGTTAACCGGGGAATCGCCGATCCGCAACGTTTAGGAATAGGTGGACATTCCTACGGAGCATTTACCACCGTGAATCTATTAGCACATAGTAGCATCTTTAAAATGGGCATTGCTCGCAGTGGTGCATATAACCGCACCCTGACACCATTTGGCTTTCAAGGAGAACAAAGGAACTTTTGGGAAGCCATGGACACGTACATAAATATGTCGCCATTTACCCACTTAGAAAAAATCCAATCACCATTACTACTAATTCACGGCGAAAAAGACAGTAACCCCGGTACATATCCCCTGCAAACCGAACGTCTCTATGAAGCTTTAAAAGGCTTAGGTGCGACTGTTCGTTATTGTGTTCTCCCCTGCGAAGACCACAGTTATCGCTCAATAGAAGGAGTAAACCACGTATTATGGGAGATGGTGAACTGGTGCGATCGCTATCTCAAACCAAAGGCATAA
- a CDS encoding AAA-like domain-containing protein, with protein MKKILILSANPTNTSKLRLDEEVREIQAGLERAKNRDKFEIITKWAVRPDDLRRALLDYEPEIVHFSGHGSGEDGLVLENATGQMQLVSTNSLARLFGLFEKTECVLLNACYSETQAEAIFQHVDRVIGMNQAIGDRAAIEFAIGFYDALGADRNYDDAYEFGCSAIDLEGISESATPVLKSRLKSRIIANNSNSNGNAVSNPVENDKPALENGNIPTLIYPLENPEGQVPLESSFYIERLPIETDCYQEILKPGSLIRVKAPRQMGKTSLMSRILNHATQKGFQTASLNFQEADAEFLTSIDGFLRWFCGNISYELNLPDKLDDFWQGVLGSKSKSTKYFERYLLPEIQHGIVLALDEVDEVFKHPELAADFFGLLRSWHERAKNEPIWQKLRLVIVHSKEVYIPLNINQSPFNVGLPIELPELTQVQVEELVQRHGINWTDKQVERLMQLVGGHPYLVRVALYEIARDRMNLEELIQIAPTEEGIYNEHLRRHLLNLGQDSNLLAAVKKVVVAKLPVDVGTTEAFKLRSMGLVKFKGNTVTPLCDLYRQYFCDRLGIN; from the coding sequence GTGAAAAAAATCTTGATTCTATCAGCGAATCCAACGAATACATCAAAGCTGCGTCTCGATGAAGAAGTACGGGAGATTCAGGCAGGATTGGAACGTGCTAAAAATCGAGATAAATTTGAAATTATTACTAAGTGGGCAGTACGTCCCGATGATTTGCGTCGTGCCCTTTTAGACTACGAACCGGAAATAGTCCATTTTTCTGGACATGGTTCAGGGGAAGATGGTTTAGTCTTAGAAAACGCTACAGGACAAATGCAGCTAGTCAGTACAAACTCGCTGGCAAGGCTATTTGGGTTATTTGAAAAAACTGAATGTGTTTTGTTAAATGCTTGTTACAGCGAAACTCAAGCAGAGGCAATTTTCCAACATGTCGATCGCGTGATTGGGATGAATCAGGCAATTGGGGATAGGGCAGCAATCGAGTTTGCAATAGGATTTTATGATGCTTTGGGTGCAGACCGCAACTATGATGATGCTTATGAGTTTGGTTGTAGTGCGATCGATTTAGAAGGTATCTCTGAGTCTGCAACCCCCGTATTAAAAAGTCGGCTAAAAAGTCGGATTATTGCGAATAATTCAAACTCCAACGGTAATGCTGTCAGCAATCCTGTCGAGAATGACAAACCAGCATTGGAAAACGGTAATATCCCCACATTAATATACCCTTTAGAAAATCCCGAAGGACAAGTTCCTCTCGAATCTTCTTTTTATATCGAACGTTTACCGATAGAAACTGATTGTTATCAAGAAATACTCAAACCTGGTTCCTTAATTCGTGTTAAAGCTCCGCGACAAATGGGAAAAACTTCTTTAATGTCGCGGATTCTCAATCATGCGACTCAAAAAGGTTTTCAAACAGCATCTTTGAATTTTCAAGAAGCTGATGCGGAGTTTCTCACGAGCATAGATGGATTTTTACGCTGGTTTTGCGGCAATATTTCTTACGAACTCAATTTGCCCGATAAATTGGATGACTTTTGGCAAGGGGTTTTAGGTAGCAAGAGTAAATCCACTAAATACTTCGAGCGGTATTTACTGCCAGAAATTCAGCATGGTATCGTTTTGGCTTTGGATGAAGTGGATGAGGTGTTTAAGCATCCAGAACTTGCGGCTGATTTTTTTGGTTTGTTGCGATCGTGGCACGAACGGGCAAAAAATGAGCCGATTTGGCAAAAACTGAGGTTGGTAATTGTCCATTCTAAAGAGGTTTATATTCCCCTAAATATCAACCAATCTCCTTTTAATGTGGGATTACCAATCGAACTACCAGAATTAACTCAGGTACAAGTAGAAGAACTGGTACAACGTCATGGAATTAATTGGACAGATAAGCAAGTTGAAAGATTAATGCAACTGGTAGGAGGACATCCTTACTTGGTGAGGGTTGCGTTATATGAAATTGCCCGTGACAGGATGAATTTAGAAGAGTTAATCCAAATTGCCCCAACCGAGGAAGGAATCTACAACGAGCATCTACGAAGACATTTGTTGAATCTAGGACAAGATTCAAATTTACTAGCTGCGGTGAAAAAAGTAGTTGTGGCAAAGCTTCCCGTCGATGTGGGAACAACGGAAGCATTTAAACTCCGCAGTATGGGATTAGTGAAATTTAAGGGGAATACAGTCACACCATTATGCGATTTGTATCGGCAGTATTTTTGCGATCGCTTGGGGATTAACTAA
- a CDS encoding ABC transporter ATP-binding protein, protein MTYLRLEGITKSFKSFIANDNISLEIASGSIHAILGENGAGKTTLMNIISGLYQADSGQIYLDDKSVNITSTNSAIQLGIGTIYQHFMLVPQLSVTENIILGVERNWRLNLKHKQRKVADLSQYYGLGVNPITKVGDLPVETQQRVEILKVLYRRAKLLILDEPTAVLTPLETKSLMQILRQLAVDGKTIIFISHKLEEVMNLCDRVTVLRQGKVVANRNIQETTSDELSALMVGREVCLQLNKSPVQPGKVVLSVENLQVVDDRGVTAVQNISFELQEGEILGIAGVDGNGQRELADALAGLQKVKKGKIKFSHNTSNIGYIPEDRHKTGLILQYDIAQNLILKAFKKLPYSHNFLLQTKAIKNRATFAIEEFDIRATGCDVKVSQLSGGNQQKVVLARELTDEPVLIVAMQPTRGLDVGATETVQQRLLAARKRGAAIIYISTELQEVMAISDRIAVMYQGEFVGLLDANTATIEEVGLLMGGRLTNK, encoded by the coding sequence ATGACATATTTACGCTTAGAGGGAATCACAAAATCTTTCAAATCTTTCATCGCCAATGATAATATTAGCCTTGAGATCGCATCGGGAAGTATTCACGCCATCTTAGGAGAAAATGGTGCAGGTAAAACCACATTAATGAATATCATTAGCGGTCTTTATCAAGCTGATAGTGGTCAAATTTATTTAGATGATAAATCTGTAAATATCACATCTACTAATTCAGCTATCCAACTTGGCATTGGTACTATTTATCAACATTTTATGTTAGTTCCCCAGCTAAGTGTTACAGAGAATATTATTTTAGGAGTTGAGAGAAATTGGCGGTTAAATCTTAAACACAAACAACGAAAAGTAGCAGATTTGTCACAATATTATGGATTAGGTGTTAATCCAATCACAAAAGTTGGAGATTTACCAGTAGAAACACAACAAAGAGTAGAAATCCTCAAGGTTCTTTATCGCAGAGCAAAGTTATTGATTCTTGATGAACCAACGGCTGTTTTAACACCATTAGAAACAAAGTCTTTAATGCAAATTCTCCGTCAACTTGCAGTCGATGGAAAGACAATCATTTTTATTAGTCATAAGCTAGAAGAGGTAATGAATCTTTGTGATAGGGTGACGGTATTACGACAGGGAAAAGTCGTCGCAAATAGGAATATTCAAGAAACCACTTCCGATGAACTATCAGCATTAATGGTTGGGAGAGAAGTTTGTTTGCAGTTAAATAAATCTCCCGTACAACCAGGAAAAGTAGTTTTATCAGTGGAGAATTTACAAGTAGTTGATGATAGAGGTGTAACAGCGGTACAGAATATATCTTTTGAATTGCAGGAGGGAGAAATATTAGGCATCGCTGGGGTAGATGGAAATGGACAGCGAGAATTAGCAGATGCTTTAGCAGGATTGCAAAAAGTCAAGAAAGGGAAGATTAAATTTAGTCATAATACCTCAAATATAGGTTACATTCCCGAAGATAGACACAAAACAGGTTTGATATTGCAGTATGATATCGCCCAAAATTTGATTTTGAAAGCTTTTAAAAAATTACCGTATTCACATAATTTTTTATTACAAACCAAAGCAATTAAAAATCGCGCAACCTTTGCGATTGAAGAGTTTGATATTCGAGCAACGGGTTGTGATGTCAAGGTAAGTCAGTTATCGGGAGGTAATCAACAAAAAGTAGTTTTAGCTAGGGAATTAACTGACGAACCTGTATTAATTGTTGCTATGCAGCCGACGCGAGGTTTGGATGTGGGAGCAACCGAAACAGTACAGCAGAGATTATTAGCAGCAAGAAAACGGGGAGCGGCAATTATATATATTTCAACGGAATTACAAGAGGTCATGGCAATTAGCGATCGCATTGCAGTAATGTATCAAGGTGAGTTTGTCGGCTTGTTGGATGCGAACACAGCAACAATCGAGGAAGTTGGTTTGTTAATGGGGGGGAGGTTAACAAATAAGTAA
- a CDS encoding STM4504/CBY_0614 family protein: protein MPFDIFSKRQKILRGEVPDIYQYDNIPDPLRVQIVHIMNDALGDNKHPKTQKDYQWIHETLCREYGKFYLVKLPLLENEEYYAKDLIQFLLSTSNTEEVLDVVELSFLVIYVCDRQGEKTYYGKITPDEALEELNARFKEHGVGYQFESGKIIRVDSQIIHNNAVKPVLHLLNDERFKGANEEFLQAHEHYRHKRYKECLNDCLKALESTMKTICEHQGWKYESTDTAKKLISICFQNNLIPTYLETQFSTLRQNLESGISTIRNKLGGHGQGSQQITVPEYFASYQLNMTASTILFLVQAENSLIN from the coding sequence ATGCCTTTTGATATTTTCTCTAAACGTCAAAAAATCCTTCGAGGAGAAGTACCTGACATTTACCAATATGATAATATTCCTGACCCACTGAGGGTACAAATTGTTCATATTATGAATGATGCACTGGGAGACAATAAACATCCGAAAACTCAAAAAGATTACCAGTGGATTCATGAAACTTTATGTCGTGAATATGGCAAATTTTATCTTGTAAAATTGCCATTGTTGGAAAATGAAGAGTATTATGCTAAAGATCTAATCCAATTTCTACTATCTACTAGCAATACAGAAGAAGTTCTTGATGTTGTAGAATTAAGTTTTTTGGTGATCTATGTCTGTGATAGGCAAGGAGAAAAAACGTATTATGGTAAAATTACACCTGACGAAGCCCTAGAAGAGTTAAACGCTAGGTTTAAAGAACATGGAGTAGGTTATCAGTTTGAATCTGGAAAAATTATCAGAGTAGATTCCCAGATTATTCATAATAATGCAGTAAAGCCAGTTTTGCACTTACTTAACGATGAGAGGTTTAAGGGTGCAAATGAGGAATTTTTACAAGCACACGAACACTACAGACATAAGCGTTATAAAGAATGCCTCAATGACTGTCTCAAAGCCTTGGAAAGCACAATGAAAACTATTTGTGAACACCAAGGCTGGAAATATGAATCTACAGATACTGCCAAAAAATTGATTAGCATTTGCTTCCAAAATAATCTTATCCCTACTTACTTAGAAACCCAATTTTCGACACTCAGACAAAATCTTGAAAGTGGTATTTCTACTATTAGAAATAAACTGGGAGGGCATGGTCAAGGCTCCCAACAAATTACAGTACCAGAATATTTTGCATCTTACCAGCTTAATATGACCGCAAGTACAATTTTGTTTCTAGTGCAAGCTGAAAATTCACTGATTAATTAA